The segment CGTCAGACGTACCCCGATCCTTGCGGTGGCGTCCAACGCGTCGAACAACGTCCGCTTCTCACTGTGGTCCGGACAGGTGGGATACCCCGGTGCCGGACGGATCACCGCCGTCTGCGCGCCCCACGTTACGATCATCCGCCGTTGGGTCTCTTCGGCAAGCACTTCGGCCATCCGGTCGTACAGCATCTGCCCAAGCAGGCGGCGGTACGGATCCTGTTCCTCCCATCGGGCAAGCTCGCTGGAGACGACGAACAGTCCCGCCGTATCATTCTCCCGGGCGATGAAATCGGCAAGGCACAGCCCGGTGGCTTCGTTGCGGAGAAAATGGAAATCATGGTCCCCGATACGCACCGTCATCCGGTCGCTGGAGGCGGGGAAGATCCCATAGACGGCCCGGCAGCCGGCACGAAGGCTGTCCAGAAACGCGGGCTCAGAGAGAAGCGCTTTGCCGTCCCGCACCACACGCTCCGCTTCCTCACTTCCCCACGGTACGTTCCAGGCAAGGGTGAACTCCTTCCAGTTGATCGTTGCCGTCAATTCCTCCACCGGGAAATGGTCGACCTGGAAGACCCCATGCACCGGACTTTGCGAGCCATGGGGATTCTGCCTCTGAAGCGTCAGCGCCTCTTCGAGCGAATGACGCTGCAAAGGCTCTTTGGGGACCCGCATCGTCTGATACGCTTCCTTGATGCTCTGAAAATAGGATTCCCTGTCTTTTCCGACTGCCTTCATGGCGGCCAAAGCCATCGCCGAGGCGTCTGTCGTCTGGATCACCGGAGCATCGTACAGCGGAACGAGTTTCAGGGCGGTGTACAGCGGACTGGTCGTCGCGCCTCCGACGAAGATCGGGATCTGGGAGCCACGCTCCTGGAAGTACTGGATCGTCCGGGCCATCTCGCCAAGGGATGGGGTGATCAACCCGGAGAGGGCCACCAGGTCGGCATGGCAGGACGCGGCTTCCTCCCAGATCCGTGGGGCGTCCACCATCACCCCGAGGTCATGCACCTCGAAGTTGTTGCAGGAGAGGACCAATGAGACGATGTTCTTGCCGATGTCGTGCACATCCCCTTTCACCGTGGCAAGGACGACCTTCTTCTTCGCCGCTCCCTCCACCTGTTTCCCCAAAAGGGTTTTCTGGATCTTCGGTTGGAGGATGTCCACCGCCTTGCGCATCGTCCGGGCCGAGCGAACCACCTGGGGCAGGAACAACTTTCCTTCTCCGAACAACGTCCCTACCGTTCCCATGCCGTCCATCAACGGACCTTCCACCAGGGAAAGCGGATCCTCGCCATCCAATGCGGCCAAGTCCTGGGAGAGCAGGGAATCGTCCCCATGGACCACCGCCTGGGTGAGTCGTTCTTTGGGAGGGAGCGTTTTCCACGCTTCCACTTCTGTTTTCGTTTTGACGGGGGAGCCACTGGGGACCATCACGCCGGCAAGGGCGATGAGAGCCTCGCCACTGGCGTGGTCCCCGATGCGAAGCGCCCTGCTGATGATCTCCCGTTCCTCCGCTCCGATATGGGAGACATCCCGGTCCATCCCGGGATTGATGATGGCCATATCCAGACCGGAAAGGTCCAGGAAGACGGAATGCATGGCGCCTCGGATGGCGTTGTTTCCACGGAACGCGAAGGAGAGGTTGCTCACGCCGCCACTGACATGGACCTGGGGGATGTGCTGGTGGATCCACGCGACCGCTTGGATGAAATCCCGGGCGTAGCCGTCATGTTCCGGCACGCCGGTTGCGATGGCCAACACGTTGGGATCGATGATGATGTCTTCCGGCCTGATGCCCGCGCCAAAGAGCAGATCACAGCTTCTGCGGGCGCAGGCGATCTTCCGCTCCAACGTATCCGCCTGACCCTGCTCGTCAAACAACATCACCACCATGGCGTGCCCGAAGCGCTGGATCTCTCGGGCATGATCCAGGAACACCGCCTCCCCTTCCTTCAGGGAGATGGAGTTGATGATGCACCGGCCCTGGATCTCTTCCATCGCCGCCTGGATGACGGAAAAGTCGGAAGAGTCGATCATCACCGGGATGCGGTTCACCGAAGGATCGCTCTGGATCATCCGGAGGAAGGTGACCATCGCGGTTTTGGCGTCCAGAAGCGGGGCATCCATGCAGATGTCCAACACATCGGCGCCACGATCCACTTCGTCCCGGGCGATGGCAAGCGCCTCGTCCCAGGCGCCGTTCGCGGCAAGCTTGGCGAACTTCGCCGAGCCCGCCACGTTGGTCCGCTCCCCGATGACGAACAACTTCCCCTTCTCGGGGGAACGGACGTCCAACGAGGCAAGGCGCAACGCATGGTCATCCTTTTCGGGTATCTGCGGCTTCTTCCCTGCTACCAGCTGTTTGATGGCCCGGATATGATCCGGAGTGGTGCCGCAACAGCCCCCGACGATATTCAGGTCCGGTACCACGGAAGCAAGCGTAGCGGCGAACTCATCCGCCCCGACCTGGTAGTTCCCTTCCTGGTCAGGGAACCCGGCGTTGGGATGGGCGGAGACGAGAAACGGGGATGTGGCGGCCAATTGGCGGATCTTGTCCGTCATCTCCTTCGGTCCGGTGGAACAGTTCAACCCCAGGGAGAACAGGGGGTAGCCGCTCAGGGAGACGATGACGCTCTCAAGGCTCTGGCCGGCAAGCGTCCGGCCACTCTGGTCACTGAAGGTCATGCTGACCATGAGGGGGATGGTCCGGCCGTTCGCCTGCATCGCTTCCCGGCACCCATGGATGGCGCTTTTGGTCACCAACGTATCGTACTGCGTTTCGATCAAGAAGAGATCGACACCACCATCCAGCAGCGCTTCGGCCTGCTCTCGGTACATGGCGACGAATTCAGAAAAGGTATGCCGCCGATAGGTGGGGTCCTCCACGTTGCCGGCAAGGGAGAGTGATTCTTTCCCCGGCCCAATGTCTCCGGCGATCCACGCCTCCCGCCCGCCCCTGGCCCGCCGGGCGATCTCGCAGGCGGCAAGGTTGATGGCCCGCACCTCTTCAGCCAAGCCGTATTCCTCCAAGGAAAAGCGGGTGGCGCAGAACGTATTGGTCTCAATGATGTCCGCTCCTGCGTCCAGATAGGCGCGGTGGATCGATTCGATCACCTCCGGCCGGTTCAAGTTGAGCAGTTCATTGCAACTGGGTTCGTTGGTCTGGGTGCGCGCATTCCAGAACGCCGAAGCATCCAGATGGTGCGCCTGGATCATCGTGCCCATGGCGCCATCCAGCACCAGCACGCGTTCCCTTGCCGCCTCTCTGATATCCTTCATAGCGAAACCACCTCCAAATCTCCCGCCACGGCAAGCTTGTCACCGCACAGCGCCAGAAATCCCTTTACAGTATGCAATATTTTCGCCTGCCGCGCCACCGAAGGGAGGTCATTCTCCCCATGCACCCGGTTGCAGAACGCCGTGGCGTACGCATCGGCCAGGGCCGCGTCCTGACAGGCGACCATCACGGCATCGGCAGATCCGAAACTCAACGAAGGTCCCGTCGTACCGCTGGAGGTGGCGATTCCGATCGGACAGGATGAAGGAAGAACACGGATCCCGATTCTCCCATCCAGCGGGTTTCCCGGTGCGACCACCTTCACCACGATGGATTCCCGGACATCCACAAACAGATCCCCGCCGTTCTCCACCACCACTTCATCCAGAGAGAACCGCCGCTTCAGCGCCGATCCCACCTCTTGGGCGATGGCTCCGGCCACCGAGGCCATCGGGCCGACCCCGGCGGCTCTTCCCGCCTGGAGCATTGCAGCCAAGAGAGGTGTTTCTCCATCGCCGGCAAGCGGCGTCAGGCTTGTCAGGAATCGAGGGTCAGAGGCGGAACGGATCTGGCTACGAAGTGACACCACCAGGTGTCGTGCCGCATCCCGGATCCGGCCGGAATCCACAGAGGGCGTCCATCCGATGAAAAGATCGGTTTCCTGCACACTGAACGTGACGGTGGAAAACCGTCCATCCAACATTCCGTTCCGATAGGTGCGTTCCTGATACATTACGCCACGGAGAACAACCGGAGCGGACAGGCGTGGACGCACAGCCCGCAGACCACGCACCGGGATGGGTCGTACACCAGATGGGCATCCTTGTCCAGCGACAGCGCCCCGCTCTGGCAAACAGCGGTACAGGAACCGCAGTGCACGCATTTATCCTGCACAAACAGGATGTCAGAGGCCATCGGAGAGACGGTGACTCCATAGCTTTCCAGCCATGCCACGGCATCTTTCAGATGGGAGGCCGTTCCCTCAAACTCCACCACCAGCATGCCGCCCTTGCCGCTTGCCACATCGGCGTTGAGGATG is part of the Sphaerochaeta sp. genome and harbors:
- the metH gene encoding methionine synthase produces the protein MKDIREAARERVLVLDGAMGTMIQAHHLDASAFWNARTQTNEPSCNELLNLNRPEVIESIHRAYLDAGADIIETNTFCATRFSLEEYGLAEEVRAINLAACEIARRARGGREAWIAGDIGPGKESLSLAGNVEDPTYRRHTFSEFVAMYREQAEALLDGGVDLFLIETQYDTLVTKSAIHGCREAMQANGRTIPLMVSMTFSDQSGRTLAGQSLESVIVSLSGYPLFSLGLNCSTGPKEMTDKIRQLAATSPFLVSAHPNAGFPDQEGNYQVGADEFAATLASVVPDLNIVGGCCGTTPDHIRAIKQLVAGKKPQIPEKDDHALRLASLDVRSPEKGKLFVIGERTNVAGSAKFAKLAANGAWDEALAIARDEVDRGADVLDICMDAPLLDAKTAMVTFLRMIQSDPSVNRIPVMIDSSDFSVIQAAMEEIQGRCIINSISLKEGEAVFLDHAREIQRFGHAMVVMLFDEQGQADTLERKIACARRSCDLLFGAGIRPEDIIIDPNVLAIATGVPEHDGYARDFIQAVAWIHQHIPQVHVSGGVSNLSFAFRGNNAIRGAMHSVFLDLSGLDMAIINPGMDRDVSHIGAEEREIISRALRIGDHASGEALIALAGVMVPSGSPVKTKTEVEAWKTLPPKERLTQAVVHGDDSLLSQDLAALDGEDPLSLVEGPLMDGMGTVGTLFGEGKLFLPQVVRSARTMRKAVDILQPKIQKTLLGKQVEGAAKKKVVLATVKGDVHDIGKNIVSLVLSCNNFEVHDLGVMVDAPRIWEEAASCHADLVALSGLITPSLGEMARTIQYFQERGSQIPIFVGGATTSPLYTALKLVPLYDAPVIQTTDASAMALAAMKAVGKDRESYFQSIKEAYQTMRVPKEPLQRHSLEEALTLQRQNPHGSQSPVHGVFQVDHFPVEELTATINWKEFTLAWNVPWGSEEAERVVRDGKALLSEPAFLDSLRAGCRAVYGIFPASSDRMTVRIGDHDFHFLRNEATGLCLADFIARENDTAGLFVVSSELARWEEQDPYRRLLGQMLYDRMAEVLAEETQRRMIVTWGAQTAVIRPAPGYPTCPDHSEKRTLFDALDATARIGVRLTETYAMDPPSSICAVVIAAPMVRYFSVGKISRRQLEHYARCKRVPADQLVPFIQEVAEDESH
- a CDS encoding UPF0280 family protein; this translates as MRGLRAVRPRLSAPVVLRGVMYQERTYRNGMLDGRFSTVTFSVQETDLFIGWTPSVDSGRIRDAARHLVVSLRSQIRSASDPRFLTSLTPLAGDGETPLLAAMLQAGRAAGVGPMASVAGAIAQEVGSALKRRFSLDEVVVENGGDLFVDVRESIVVKVVAPGNPLDGRIGIRVLPSSCPIGIATSSGTTGPSLSFGSADAVMVACQDAALADAYATAFCNRVHGENDLPSVARQAKILHTVKGFLALCGDKLAVAGDLEVVSL
- a CDS encoding 4Fe-4S binding protein, whose product is MKRRYTLRFSPRMVDKPVVGKLVKSYDLEINILNADVASGKGGMLVVEFEGTASHLKDAVAWLESYGVTVSPMASDILFVQDKCVHCGSCTAVCQSGALSLDKDAHLVYDPSRCVVCGLCVHACPLRLFSVA